The following are encoded in a window of Pseudomonadota bacterium genomic DNA:
- a CDS encoding oxaloacetate decarboxylase: protein MNKTTLFRQLIYAPEILQLPCCHDALSAKVLEQAGFKAISAAGYGTAGSVLGFPDIGLATATEMIDNYRNICNAVDIPVFVDIDTGFGDVNNTIRAVRDCEQAGAAGLFIEDQTYPKRCGHMAGKSVVSTEEYLPKLRAALWARKDPDFVIMARTDSAAVYGVRDAVNRARMYASEGADMVFIEALKTKEDMIIVNKAMKEVGVPVMANMIEGGESPFLTASELEEIGFRVVAYPCASLYVAVKALQKWAKCLKNTGTSESVRDQMLTFGEYFDFIGAPEIREREKMFQRPRGEGDVK, encoded by the coding sequence ATGAACAAAACTACTCTATTTCGTCAGTTAATTTACGCACCTGAAATTTTGCAGTTACCTTGCTGCCACGATGCACTATCGGCCAAGGTTTTAGAACAGGCGGGATTTAAAGCTATTAGTGCGGCCGGTTACGGCACAGCGGGTAGTGTTTTAGGCTTCCCCGACATTGGATTGGCCACAGCGACTGAAATGATAGACAATTATCGGAACATCTGCAACGCGGTGGATATTCCTGTTTTTGTCGACATCGACACCGGCTTTGGAGATGTGAATAATACCATCAGAGCTGTGCGGGATTGCGAGCAGGCAGGCGCCGCCGGTCTTTTTATTGAAGACCAGACTTATCCTAAGCGATGCGGTCACATGGCAGGAAAAAGCGTGGTATCAACCGAGGAATATCTTCCCAAGCTGCGAGCGGCATTGTGGGCGCGCAAAGATCCTGATTTTGTAATAATGGCGCGAACAGACTCAGCCGCCGTGTATGGCGTTCGTGATGCAGTAAATCGTGCCCGTATGTACGCCTCTGAAGGCGCAGACATGGTCTTCATCGAAGCGCTCAAAACGAAAGAAGATATGATAATAGTCAATAAGGCCATGAAAGAAGTTGGCGTCCCTGTCATGGCAAACATGATAGAAGGAGGCGAATCACCTTTTTTAACCGCCAGTGAATTGGAGGAAATTGGTTTCCGTGTGGTTGCATATCCTTGCGCTTCCCTCTATGTTGCTGTGAAGGCGCTGCAAAAGTGGGCCAAATGCCTCAAGAACACCGGAACAAGTGAAAGTGTGCGGGATCAAATGCTCACTTTTGGCGAATACTTTGATTTTATCGGTGCACCGGAAATCCGCGAGCGGGAAAAAATGTTTCAACGGCCAAGGGGTGAAGGGGACGTTAAATAA